One genomic region from Ornithinicoccus hortensis encodes:
- a CDS encoding ABC transporter ATP-binding protein has protein sequence MLVRLLREHLRPYTAFIVVLLVLQLASTIASLFLPSLNGRIIDEGVALGQTRPILELGAIMLGVSLLQISVTIAATFLGSRTAASVGRDVRARIFDRVASFSAQEVGRFGPPTLISRSTNDITQVQTVLFMGLTLMVTVPIMMVGGIVMALREDVGLSWLMAVAVPLLALVVGLIIRRMVPQFTVMQESIDWVNRILREQITGIRVVRAFVREDHERARFAEANTQYTGTALAVGKLMAMVFPLVMVIFNASTVAVLWFGAHRIEDGEMQIGALTAFMSYLIFVLMSVMMATFMATMIPRAAVSAGRIVEVLDTSTSVLPPESPEQIPPGRASVEFRDVTFTYPGADVPVLQDVSFTARPGQTTAVIGSTGSGKSTLLSLIPRLYDVTQGAVLVGGVDVRSAGLEEVWSRMGLVPQKPYLFTGTVAENLRYGDQDATQEQLWDALRIAQAADFVAQMPEGLDSPIAQGGGNVSGGQRQRLAIARALVRRPAVYLFDDSFSALDLTTDARLRAALEPETADATVIVVAQRVSTIIGADQIVVLEDGRVVGIGTHEDLLGDCTTYQEIVQSQAVAEVAG, from the coding sequence ATGCTCGTCCGACTCCTGCGCGAGCACCTGCGCCCCTACACCGCCTTCATCGTCGTGCTGCTCGTCCTGCAACTGGCCAGCACCATCGCCTCGTTGTTCCTGCCCAGCCTCAACGGTCGGATCATCGACGAGGGGGTGGCGCTGGGGCAGACCCGGCCCATCCTCGAGCTCGGGGCGATCATGCTCGGGGTCTCACTGCTGCAGATCTCGGTGACGATCGCCGCGACCTTCCTCGGGTCCCGCACCGCGGCCTCGGTGGGCCGGGACGTGCGGGCACGCATCTTCGACCGGGTCGCCTCATTCAGCGCCCAGGAGGTCGGCCGGTTCGGCCCGCCGACGTTGATCTCCCGGTCGACCAACGACATCACCCAGGTGCAGACGGTGCTCTTCATGGGCCTGACCCTGATGGTGACCGTGCCGATCATGATGGTCGGCGGCATCGTCATGGCGCTGCGCGAGGACGTCGGGCTGTCCTGGCTGATGGCCGTGGCGGTCCCGCTCCTGGCGCTCGTGGTCGGCCTCATCATCCGGCGGATGGTGCCGCAGTTCACCGTGATGCAGGAGTCGATCGACTGGGTGAACCGGATCCTGCGGGAGCAGATCACCGGCATCCGGGTGGTCCGGGCGTTCGTCCGGGAGGACCACGAACGGGCCCGCTTCGCCGAGGCGAACACCCAGTACACCGGCACCGCGCTCGCCGTCGGCAAGCTGATGGCCATGGTGTTCCCCCTGGTCATGGTGATCTTCAACGCCTCGACCGTGGCGGTGCTGTGGTTCGGTGCGCACCGGATCGAGGACGGCGAGATGCAGATCGGGGCGCTCACCGCCTTCATGTCCTACCTGATCTTCGTGCTGATGTCGGTGATGATGGCCACCTTCATGGCGACCATGATCCCGCGCGCGGCCGTCAGCGCGGGGCGCATCGTGGAGGTGCTGGACACCAGCACCTCGGTGCTCCCACCGGAGAGTCCCGAGCAGATCCCGCCGGGCCGGGCGTCCGTGGAGTTCCGCGACGTCACCTTCACCTACCCCGGCGCCGACGTGCCGGTGCTGCAGGACGTGTCGTTCACCGCGCGGCCGGGGCAGACCACGGCCGTCATCGGCTCGACCGGGTCCGGCAAGTCGACGCTGCTCTCGCTGATCCCGAGGCTGTATGACGTGACCCAGGGGGCGGTCCTGGTCGGCGGGGTCGACGTCCGCTCGGCCGGGCTCGAGGAGGTCTGGTCGCGGATGGGACTGGTGCCGCAGAAGCCCTATCTGTTCACCGGCACCGTGGCCGAGAACCTGCGCTACGGCGACCAGGACGCGACGCAGGAGCAGCTCTGGGACGCCCTCCGGATCGCCCAGGCGGCCGACTTCGTCGCGCAGATGCCGGAAGGCTTGGATTCCCCGATCGCGCAGGGCGGCGGCAACGTCTCGGGTGGTCAGCGGCAACGGCTGGCGATCGCCCGGGCGCTGGTGCGCCGCCCGGCGGTGTACCTGTTCGACGACTCGTTCTCTGCCCTGGACCTCACGACCGACGCCAGGCTCCGGGCGGCGCTGGAGCCGGAGACCGCCGACGCGACCGTGATCGTGGTGGCCCAGCGGGTCTCCACGATCATCGGTGCCGACCAGATCGTGGTCCTCGAGGACGGCCGGGTGGTCGGGATCGGGACGCACGAGGACCTCCTCGGCGACTGCACGACATACCAGGAGATCGTGCAGTCCCAGGCCGTGGCGGAGGTGGCCGGATGA
- a CDS encoding HNH endonuclease signature motif containing protein, whose product MDRGAVSGNGGPELPLGGDGSPRRGHGYSAAEEWFLRTGVLPSGSLPAGTLPGGGLPAEALPGGGLPPELLPAGSAHSTPSVRLDRHTGRIQGLPLEVVREPEEVEPDHVGEREQELARVLADSGFPEHVVRHLCAVSTVLRTRGESATPAGSETPAGSRTRAERRASAEELTAAVDGLVVLQRWSEAALSGVAVDLMEVTGEEFLARKRVASPDELSKTAREDWRARTKSTLAHELQLLTGWGIQDCHDRVGFAVAPRQAASIPLAALASGEVGWSQVRAWWQACRRMPVEVAAEVAARMFGPDSDRARSARDSGIAPEHQARPSLGETKDTLARLVTALMGEDPKAARESRRAALARRDVYAELEDNGIGCLSINAGTSSVVAAIDRIDQVARAVKAAGDERTLSQLRSDIAMSLLVHGTTTTPGSKERGSKTGGSKTGGVKKGDSHSGPPDHDGDGGPPDPDAHDRPPGPESPDESLDPEQPGLLGMVDEGIARILEGRPSVNFEVIVPLEALLDPEAPGVGAVPGRGYLTPEHVRELATQAGGVFHRLVTDPLDGRVVERSITAYRPDARMRAQIRAADVFCRAPGCRVPFDRCEKDHEVPYVDGVRGGLTSEINVDGKHKPHHQFKTWEVWKSEMDATRRVTWRTLFGRCYVTRAHDYRVYSQSPGSTPTPTTTPTTTPGEDSEAIPGLSSAVGDGDLQDRLIYAALCFRDTDGRLAADEDHPEYELDARERHLLHERAPIRLRHRIGGPGGRRRSGPPLGQLTPEEILAALGDRPTGCDAETERPFEHPPTEDPPF is encoded by the coding sequence GTGGATCGCGGAGCAGTGTCCGGGAACGGTGGGCCCGAGTTGCCCCTCGGCGGCGACGGGTCTCCCCGGCGGGGACACGGGTATTCCGCGGCCGAGGAGTGGTTCCTCCGCACCGGGGTGCTGCCCAGCGGATCGCTGCCTGCCGGAACGCTGCCTGGCGGAGGACTGCCTGCCGAGGCGCTGCCTGGCGGAGGGCTGCCCCCCGAGCTGCTGCCTGCCGGATCGGCGCACTCGACGCCGAGCGTCCGGCTCGACCGGCACACGGGCCGCATCCAGGGACTTCCGCTCGAGGTCGTGCGGGAGCCGGAGGAGGTCGAGCCTGACCACGTCGGGGAGCGCGAGCAGGAGCTGGCCCGCGTCCTGGCGGACTCCGGATTCCCCGAGCACGTGGTGCGGCACCTCTGCGCCGTGTCCACGGTGCTCCGGACCCGTGGGGAGAGCGCGACCCCGGCGGGTAGCGAGACCCCAGCAGGGAGCCGGACCCGAGCAGAGCGACGGGCCAGTGCCGAGGAGTTGACCGCTGCCGTCGACGGGCTCGTGGTCCTTCAGCGTTGGTCCGAGGCCGCACTGTCCGGGGTGGCGGTCGACCTCATGGAGGTCACCGGTGAGGAGTTCCTCGCCCGCAAGCGTGTGGCATCGCCCGACGAGCTCTCCAAGACAGCGCGCGAGGACTGGCGGGCGAGGACGAAGTCGACCTTGGCCCACGAACTCCAGCTGTTGACCGGTTGGGGCATCCAGGACTGCCACGACCGGGTGGGCTTCGCGGTGGCACCGCGCCAGGCGGCGTCCATCCCGCTGGCTGCTCTCGCCTCGGGTGAGGTGGGCTGGTCCCAGGTCAGGGCCTGGTGGCAGGCATGCCGTCGGATGCCGGTCGAGGTAGCTGCCGAGGTAGCGGCCCGGATGTTCGGTCCCGACTCGGACCGGGCACGGTCGGCCCGGGACTCCGGGATCGCCCCGGAGCACCAGGCCCGGCCCTCGCTGGGTGAGACCAAGGACACGCTGGCCCGCCTCGTGACTGCGCTGATGGGCGAGGACCCCAAGGCGGCGCGTGAGTCCCGGAGGGCCGCGCTGGCACGGAGGGACGTCTACGCCGAGCTCGAGGACAACGGCATCGGCTGCCTGTCGATCAACGCCGGGACCAGTTCGGTCGTCGCGGCCATCGACCGGATCGATCAGGTGGCCCGCGCCGTCAAGGCGGCCGGTGACGAACGGACCCTGTCCCAGCTGCGCTCGGACATCGCGATGTCCCTGCTGGTCCACGGCACGACGACGACGCCCGGCTCGAAGGAGCGCGGCTCGAAGACGGGCGGCTCGAAGACGGGCGGAGTCAAGAAGGGCGACTCCCACTCCGGACCTCCTGATCACGACGGTGACGGTGGACCTCCAGACCCGGACGCGCATGATCGGCCCCCCGGTCCAGAGAGCCCCGATGAGTCCCTCGATCCGGAACAGCCGGGCCTGCTGGGCATGGTCGACGAGGGGATCGCCCGGATCCTGGAGGGTCGACCGTCCGTGAACTTCGAGGTCATCGTCCCGCTGGAGGCGCTGCTCGACCCCGAGGCCCCAGGGGTGGGTGCCGTCCCCGGCCGGGGGTACCTGACGCCCGAGCACGTCCGCGAACTCGCGACCCAGGCCGGCGGGGTTTTCCACCGCCTGGTGACCGACCCCCTGGACGGTCGAGTGGTGGAGCGATCCATCACCGCCTACCGCCCGGATGCCCGGATGCGCGCCCAGATCCGTGCCGCCGACGTGTTCTGTCGGGCGCCGGGGTGCCGGGTGCCGTTCGACAGGTGCGAGAAGGACCACGAGGTGCCGTACGTGGACGGCGTGCGGGGAGGGTTGACCTCGGAGATCAATGTCGATGGCAAGCACAAGCCGCACCACCAGTTCAAGACCTGGGAGGTCTGGAAATCCGAGATGGACGCAACACGTCGGGTGACCTGGCGGACCCTGTTCGGCCGGTGCTACGTGACCCGGGCGCACGACTACCGTGTCTACAGCCAGTCGCCGGGTTCCACCCCGACTCCCACCACGACTCCCACCACGACGCCGGGGGAGGACTCCGAAGCGATCCCGGGCCTGTCGTCCGCGGTGGGTGACGGCGACCTCCAGGACCGTTTGATCTACGCAGCACTCTGCTTCCGGGACACCGACGGGCGGCTCGCCGCCGACGAGGACCACCCCGAGTACGAGTTGGACGCCAGGGAACGGCACCTGTTGCACGAGCGCGCGCCGATCAGGCTGCGTCACCGGATCGGTGGGCCGGGTGGTCGGCGCCGCAGCGGACCCCCGCTCGGGCAGCTCACCCCGGAGGAGATCCTCGCCGCTCTCGGTGACCGGCCGACCGGGTGCGATGCCGAGACCGAGCGGCCCTTCGAGCACCCGCCCACCGAGGACCCGCCGTTCTGA
- a CDS encoding DUF7059 domain-containing protein has protein sequence MAGLRADLSDAGYTVEGVEEILGPVAAAALHRGHTGPAMRATASGEGCAPLIRLWALGRPVDDDTLDAALPRTGAAGLRAMGLLGADGSAGCDLRPYGDETHTWWVASDHGETVTHGPLPVDHVLGVGGASTTLSSWTPRPQVERALDLGTGCGVQALHLSTHVGSVTATDISDRALAYAAFNAALNGMDLDLRAGSLFEPVVGEQFDLIVSNPPFVITPRAEGVPQYTYRDGGARGDGIVAGLVRSVGDYLTPGGIAHFLGNWESRAGEDWRDRVGGWLEGTGLDAWVIQRDQQDPAEYAETWVRDGGHLPGSPEFEALHDAWLDDFAARGVATIGLGVVTLHKPATPRDPWRDLVESPGPVATPMGPSVLSGVWARNWLAERSPDELLDIAWEVADDVTEERVGRPGAPDPAVIQLRQGGGLRRTVRLDTLGAALVGVCDGELTARQALQAIAGLLDADPDAVLRQGVDLVTELVTAGMLWQGAGTDSGRTASQRHIQR, from the coding sequence GTGGCTGGGCTCCGGGCGGACCTGAGCGACGCTGGCTACACCGTGGAGGGGGTCGAGGAGATCCTGGGCCCGGTCGCCGCTGCCGCGTTGCACCGTGGTCACACCGGTCCGGCCATGCGGGCCACGGCGTCCGGGGAGGGGTGCGCACCACTCATCCGGCTCTGGGCCCTCGGCCGACCGGTGGACGACGACACCCTGGACGCGGCGTTGCCGAGGACGGGGGCGGCGGGCCTGCGGGCCATGGGCTTGCTCGGCGCCGACGGATCGGCCGGGTGCGACCTGCGCCCCTACGGTGACGAGACGCATACCTGGTGGGTGGCGTCCGACCACGGGGAGACCGTGACACACGGGCCGCTGCCGGTCGACCACGTCCTGGGTGTCGGTGGCGCATCGACGACCCTGTCGAGCTGGACACCGAGGCCCCAGGTCGAACGTGCGCTGGACCTGGGTACCGGGTGTGGCGTGCAGGCCCTGCACCTGTCGACCCATGTGGGGTCCGTGACGGCGACCGACATCTCGGACCGGGCCCTGGCCTATGCCGCGTTCAACGCGGCCCTCAACGGGATGGACCTCGACCTGCGCGCAGGCTCCCTGTTCGAGCCGGTGGTCGGCGAACAGTTCGACCTGATCGTGTCCAACCCGCCCTTCGTGATCACGCCACGGGCCGAGGGCGTGCCGCAATACACTTACCGGGACGGCGGGGCGCGGGGCGACGGCATCGTGGCCGGCCTGGTGCGCTCGGTGGGTGACTACCTCACCCCGGGCGGGATCGCGCACTTCCTGGGCAACTGGGAGAGCCGTGCGGGGGAGGACTGGCGCGACCGGGTCGGCGGATGGCTGGAGGGGACCGGCCTGGACGCCTGGGTCATCCAGCGGGACCAACAGGACCCTGCGGAGTATGCCGAGACCTGGGTGCGCGACGGCGGCCACCTGCCCGGCTCGCCGGAGTTCGAGGCGCTGCACGATGCCTGGCTCGACGACTTCGCCGCGCGCGGGGTGGCCACCATCGGACTCGGGGTGGTCACGCTGCACAAACCCGCCACGCCCCGGGACCCGTGGCGGGACCTCGTCGAGTCACCGGGACCGGTCGCGACGCCGATGGGGCCGAGCGTCCTGTCCGGCGTGTGGGCCCGGAACTGGCTGGCCGAGCGGTCGCCGGACGAACTGCTCGACATCGCCTGGGAGGTCGCCGACGACGTCACGGAGGAACGCGTCGGGCGGCCCGGAGCCCCCGACCCCGCGGTCATCCAGCTGCGGCAGGGTGGAGGGCTGCGGCGCACCGTGCGGCTCGACACCCTGGGGGCGGCGCTGGTCGGGGTCTGTGACGGTGAACTCACCGCCCGTCAGGCGCTGCAGGCGATCGCCGGCCTGCTCGATGCCGATCCCGACGCGGTGCTGCGACAGGGCGTGGACCTGGTCACCGAGCTGGTCACGGCTGGGATGCTGTGGCAGGGCGCGGGAACGGACTCAGGTCGGACCGCGTCACAGCGGCACATCCAACGATGA
- a CDS encoding ABC transporter ATP-binding protein yields the protein MSEGIKSAEERAAQERRGPPRSAHGPGGGLAAPVEKPTNFGASAKRLLGLLRPDRALLIVVVTLAAISVVLNAVGPYILAKATDLIFAGWIGGQMPAGVTQEQAVEGLRAAGEDTMADMVAAMAYLVPGEGIDFGAVAEVLLLVLGIYLIAALLSWVQARVLVVVVNRTIYNLRRDVEDKLNRLPLPYFDRQPRGELLSRVTNDIDNVSQSLQQTLSQLLTSLLTVVAMITMMFVISPTLALVALVTIPISMVLTAVIGKRAQAYFIKQWRHTGEVNSIVEESFTGHELIKVFGRQAESRRAFDTANNDLYAAGFGAQFVSGIIMPTMMFVGNLNYVVIAVLGGLRVASGTMSLGDVQAFIQYSRQFTQPLTQVASMANLMQSGVASAERVFELLDAEEQLPESGSPVSLLAPRGEVAFEDVAFAYDPERPLIHDLDLQVRPGQTVAIVGPTGAGKTTLVNLLMRFYELDSGRITLDGVDITDLTRQGLRSRIGMVLQDTWLFQGTIRENIAYGRPDATEAEILQAAEATYVDRFVHSLPDGYDTVLDSEGGNISAGEKQLITIARAFLSDPALLILDEATSSVDTRTELLLQHAMNALRSDRTSFVIAHRLSTIRDADLILVMQDGGIVEQGTHEQLLAADGAYAALYQSQFAGSAVDVDEEEQAPAT from the coding sequence ATGAGCGAGGGCATCAAGTCCGCCGAGGAGCGCGCGGCGCAGGAGCGGCGCGGACCGCCGCGGAGCGCGCACGGGCCCGGTGGGGGTCTGGCGGCCCCCGTCGAGAAGCCGACCAACTTCGGCGCGAGCGCCAAGCGGCTGCTCGGGCTGTTGCGCCCGGACCGGGCCCTACTGATCGTCGTGGTGACCCTCGCGGCGATCAGCGTGGTGCTCAACGCCGTCGGGCCCTACATCCTGGCCAAGGCGACCGACCTGATCTTCGCCGGGTGGATCGGCGGGCAGATGCCGGCCGGGGTGACCCAGGAGCAGGCCGTCGAGGGGCTGCGGGCCGCGGGCGAGGACACGATGGCCGACATGGTGGCCGCGATGGCCTACCTGGTGCCCGGCGAGGGAATCGACTTCGGCGCGGTCGCCGAGGTGCTCCTGCTCGTCCTCGGGATCTACCTGATCGCGGCGCTGCTGTCCTGGGTGCAGGCCCGGGTGCTGGTGGTCGTGGTGAACCGGACCATCTACAACCTCCGGCGCGACGTCGAGGACAAGCTGAACCGGCTGCCGCTGCCCTACTTCGACCGGCAGCCGCGCGGTGAGCTCCTCAGCCGGGTGACCAACGACATCGACAACGTGTCGCAGAGCCTGCAGCAGACGCTGAGCCAGTTGCTGACCTCGCTGCTGACGGTGGTCGCGATGATCACCATGATGTTCGTCATCTCGCCGACCCTGGCGCTGGTGGCGCTGGTGACCATCCCGATCTCGATGGTGCTCACCGCCGTCATCGGCAAGCGGGCGCAGGCCTACTTCATCAAGCAGTGGCGGCACACCGGTGAGGTCAACAGCATCGTCGAGGAGTCCTTCACCGGGCACGAGCTGATCAAGGTCTTCGGCCGCCAGGCCGAGAGCCGCCGGGCCTTCGACACGGCGAACAACGACCTGTATGCAGCGGGCTTCGGTGCGCAGTTCGTCAGCGGCATCATCATGCCGACGATGATGTTCGTCGGGAACCTCAACTACGTGGTGATCGCCGTCCTGGGTGGGCTGCGGGTCGCTTCGGGCACGATGAGCCTGGGTGACGTCCAGGCCTTCATCCAGTACTCCCGGCAGTTCACCCAGCCGCTGACCCAGGTCGCCTCGATGGCCAACCTGATGCAGTCCGGGGTCGCCTCGGCCGAGCGGGTCTTCGAGCTGCTGGACGCCGAGGAGCAGTTGCCGGAGAGCGGGAGCCCGGTGAGCCTGCTGGCGCCCCGGGGTGAGGTCGCCTTCGAGGACGTGGCGTTCGCCTACGACCCCGAGCGCCCCCTGATCCACGACCTGGACCTGCAGGTGCGTCCCGGACAGACGGTCGCGATCGTCGGTCCGACGGGCGCCGGCAAGACCACCCTGGTGAACCTGCTGATGCGGTTCTACGAGTTGGACTCGGGGCGGATCACGCTGGACGGGGTCGACATCACCGACCTGACCCGGCAGGGCCTGCGCTCCCGGATCGGGATGGTGCTGCAGGACACCTGGCTGTTCCAGGGCACCATCCGGGAGAACATCGCCTACGGCCGCCCTGACGCCACCGAGGCCGAGATCCTGCAGGCGGCCGAGGCGACCTACGTCGACCGCTTCGTGCACTCGCTGCCGGACGGCTACGACACGGTGCTCGACTCCGAGGGCGGCAACATCAGCGCCGGGGAGAAGCAGCTGATCACCATCGCCCGGGCCTTCCTGTCCGATCCGGCGCTCCTGATCCTGGACGAGGCGACCTCCTCGGTCGACACCCGCACCGAATTGCTGCTCCAGCACGCCATGAACGCGTTGCGCAGCGACCGGACCAGCTTCGTCATCGCGCACCGGCTCTCCACGATCCGCGACGCGGACCTGATCCTGGTGATGCAGGACGGGGGCATCGTGGAGCAGGGGACGCACGAGCAGTTGCTCGCGGCCGACGGGGCGTATGCCGCGCTCTACCAGTCGCAGTTCGCCGGCTCGGCCGTGGACGTCGACGAGGAGGAGCAGGCACCTGCGACCTGA
- a CDS encoding sodium-translocating pyrophosphatase has protein sequence MTPVLTRDIDLGGGEYSIVVVVLLISIAALIMGWKFRQEVLATSPGTDSMKQIGAAVQEGAQAFLRRQFKTLGIFAVLAFFLLMALPADDTGVRIGRSLFFLLGAASSAAIGYLGMSLATEANMRVAESARTSGRDLGMRIAFRTGGTVGMFTVGLGLLGASLVVLIYQGDAPKVLEGFGFGAALLAMFMRVGGGIFTKAADVGADLVGKVEAGIPEDDPRNAATIADNVGDNVGDCAGMAADLFESYAVTLVAALILGTAALGVSGLTFPLIIPAIGALTAMLGVYITKARPDESALTAINRGFYVSALIAAGASALAAFVFLPWDFDDIEVNDPMALFGLTTPELDFNPAVHAAAAVLIGIVLAAFILWLTGYFTGTEDRPTKDVARTSLTGPATVVLSGIGVGLESAVYTSATIAAAVYLLYLLGGGSLILSLFFVALAGCGVLTTVGVIVAMDTFGPVSDNAQGIAEMSGDVDGEGAQILTELDAVGNTTKAITKGIAIATAVLAATALFGSYLDAIVESLRGMVDDGTSVSADEVSSLLQSYMVFDPRALVGVLLGGAVVFLFSGLAINAVTRAAGAIVFEVRRQFREMPGIMNYTQKPEYARVVDICTKDSLRELATPGLLAIFAPIAVGFALGVGALAGYLAGAIGTGVLMAVFLANSGGAWDNAKKIVEDGHHGGKGTAAHEATVIGDTVGDPFKDTAGPAINPLLKVMNLVALLIAPAVVALSIGDDANGLLRWLIALVAMAVIVAAVWISKRRDLAIGGDVEETADAGTPQA, from the coding sequence ATGACGCCAGTTTTGACGCGTGACATCGACCTCGGCGGTGGGGAGTACTCCATCGTCGTGGTCGTGCTGCTGATCTCGATCGCTGCCCTGATTATGGGGTGGAAGTTCCGGCAGGAGGTGTTGGCCACCTCGCCCGGCACGGACTCGATGAAGCAGATCGGTGCCGCGGTCCAGGAGGGGGCCCAGGCGTTCTTGCGACGACAGTTCAAGACGCTCGGCATCTTCGCCGTCCTGGCCTTCTTCCTCCTGATGGCACTCCCGGCCGACGACACCGGTGTCCGGATCGGCCGCTCGCTGTTCTTCCTCCTCGGTGCTGCGTCCTCGGCCGCCATCGGCTACCTGGGGATGAGCCTGGCGACCGAGGCCAACATGCGCGTCGCCGAGTCGGCACGCACCTCCGGGCGCGACCTGGGGATGCGGATCGCGTTCCGCACCGGTGGCACCGTCGGCATGTTCACCGTGGGCCTCGGCCTCCTCGGTGCCTCGCTGGTGGTGCTGATCTACCAGGGCGACGCGCCCAAGGTGCTCGAGGGATTCGGCTTCGGCGCCGCCCTGCTGGCCATGTTCATGCGGGTCGGCGGCGGCATCTTCACCAAGGCCGCCGACGTCGGCGCCGACCTGGTCGGCAAGGTCGAGGCCGGCATCCCCGAGGACGACCCCCGCAACGCCGCCACCATCGCCGACAACGTCGGCGACAACGTGGGCGACTGCGCCGGGATGGCCGCGGACCTCTTCGAGTCGTATGCCGTGACGCTGGTCGCCGCGCTCATCCTGGGCACCGCGGCGCTCGGCGTGAGCGGGTTGACCTTCCCGCTGATCATCCCGGCCATCGGCGCGCTGACCGCCATGCTGGGCGTCTATATCACCAAGGCCCGCCCGGACGAGAGTGCCCTGACCGCCATCAACCGCGGGTTCTACGTCTCCGCGCTCATCGCCGCGGGTGCCTCGGCCCTCGCCGCGTTCGTCTTCCTGCCGTGGGACTTTGACGACATCGAGGTCAATGACCCGATGGCGCTGTTCGGCCTCACCACCCCGGAGCTGGACTTCAACCCCGCGGTCCACGCGGCGGCGGCGGTCCTCATCGGCATCGTCCTGGCCGCGTTCATCCTGTGGCTCACCGGCTACTTCACCGGCACCGAGGACCGCCCGACCAAGGACGTGGCCCGCACTTCGCTGACCGGTCCGGCCACCGTCGTGCTCTCCGGCATCGGCGTCGGCCTGGAGTCGGCCGTCTACACCTCGGCCACCATCGCCGCGGCGGTCTACCTGCTCTACCTGCTCGGTGGCGGCTCGTTGATCCTGTCGCTGTTCTTCGTGGCGCTCGCCGGGTGCGGCGTGCTTACCACGGTCGGCGTCATCGTCGCCATGGACACCTTCGGCCCGGTCTCCGACAACGCCCAGGGCATCGCCGAGATGTCCGGCGACGTGGACGGCGAGGGCGCTCAGATCCTGACCGAGCTGGACGCGGTCGGCAACACCACCAAGGCGATCACCAAGGGCATCGCGATCGCGACCGCGGTGCTGGCCGCGACGGCGCTCTTCGGCTCCTACCTGGACGCCATCGTGGAGTCGCTGCGCGGCATGGTCGACGACGGTACGTCGGTGAGTGCCGACGAGGTCAGCTCGCTGCTGCAGTCCTACATGGTCTTCGACCCGCGGGCGCTGGTCGGCGTCCTGCTGGGTGGCGCAGTGGTCTTCCTGTTCTCCGGTCTGGCCATCAACGCGGTCACCCGGGCGGCCGGTGCCATCGTCTTCGAGGTGCGTCGCCAGTTCCGCGAGATGCCCGGCATCATGAACTACACCCAGAAGCCGGAGTATGCCCGCGTCGTCGACATCTGCACCAAGGACTCGCTGCGGGAGCTGGCCACCCCGGGTCTGCTGGCGATCTTCGCCCCCATCGCCGTCGGCTTCGCCCTCGGGGTCGGTGCGCTGGCCGGCTACCTGGCCGGCGCGATCGGCACCGGTGTGCTGATGGCCGTCTTCCTGGCCAACTCCGGTGGTGCCTGGGACAACGCCAAGAAGATCGTCGAGGACGGTCACCACGGCGGCAAGGGCACTGCGGCCCACGAGGCGACCGTCATCGGTGACACCGTCGGGGACCCGTTCAAGGACACCGCCGGCCCGGCCATCAACCCGCTGCTCAAGGTGATGAACCTGGTCGCGCTGCTGATCGCCCCCGCGGTCGTGGCGCTGTCCATCGGCGACGACGCGAACGGGCTGCTCCGGTGGCTGATCGCCCTGGTTGCCATGGCCGTCATCGTCGCCGCAGTCTGGATCAGCAAGCGGCGCGACCTGGCCATCGGTGGCGACGTCGAGGAGACGGCGGACGCGGGCACGCCCCAGGCCTGA